The Niastella koreensis GR20-10 genome includes a window with the following:
- a CDS encoding DoxX family protein: MSTSARKKIERGIAIACSFSKTCPILILPTAFRIRPRLTIVAAIGAVILMVCAGIFHIARGEGAVISVNIIFALLAVIAAWGRYLKAPIR; this comes from the coding sequence ATGAGCACAAGCGCCAGAAAAAAAATTGAGCGGGGTATAGCCATAGCTTGTTCTTTCTCCAAAACTTGCCCGATCCTGATACTTCCAACAGCATTTCGAATACGCCCCAGGCTTACAATAGTTGCGGCTATTGGAGCTGTAATATTGATGGTATGTGCCGGCATTTTTCACATCGCCAGGGGCGAAGGAGCTGTGATATCTGTAAACATCATATTTGCACTCCTGGCTGTAATAGCAGCCTGGGGCCGGTATCTAAAGGCACCAATAAGATAA